One Gossypium arboreum isolate Shixiya-1 chromosome 13, ASM2569848v2, whole genome shotgun sequence genomic window, GGGTAAAAAGCTAAAAATATTAATCATAAGGCCAAAACCTCCATGCTGAAATTGAATATAGAGGTCTTTCTTGCCAACAAATAACCAAACATCCATTCTCTTCTTTGATTTTATAACCATCATAATTATTGGTCTGCAACAATCGACCTGCCTGCAGCATGCCATGGTAGCTTAAAGGTACTCTACCGAAACCGGCCAACTCAAGTCTCAGAATCCATTTCTCGAGCTTCTCGTGTCTCTCCTTTCTCTCGACACCTTCACAAGCTATAATATTCTTGATTTCCTCTCCGAAAAGCATCTTCTCGACCTTTTTTCGTTCTAACGGTGTTCTTGATACCGTAGACTCTAAGCAATCGAAGAGGGCAGCATAGAAATTCAATGCTTCCATTACCCTCTCCATTAAAGTAGAGCCACTATTGTTGGATTCCTGCTCGGTTATGACTATAAGTTTTGGTGACAACGCACGAAGAGCGGTTAGAAAGCTCCCCATTTTCGGTGCTGGTGCTAGAGAAAGCGGGGACAACGGTGATGGTGATGCCAAGTCTGAACTGGGGCTATATGCATGGACCGGCTCTTTCTTAAGCCATTCACCTAAAGTACGTTGGTTCATCTGCAAGACTCGGTGTGACCAATCGGTCTTAGACATGGATGGAGAGTTAACTTTCCATTTATGCATCTCATCATCCGTAACCAAGAGTGAATGAAGCTGAAGGACGGAACTAACCGCAAGAGCTTCACCGGTCTTAACACGCAAACTTTCGAGATCAAGATTCTCTAACTTACAAACAACCGGATTAAACTGAAACGGAATGTCCCATTTTTGGGCTTCTTCGGTCAATCGACGTGCCATATGATCTAACACTTCTTTTTGTTCATGCACACCTGTAATTCTCAAATGAGGTGGCCCTTCTGGTCTAGCATTAAAAGTTTGAAAAAGATTAATCCATTGTGCAGGCTCAAAGCAATTAAAATCAATAATATGCACCATTTTCTCCCCTTCCATAGCTTCTACAATAGCTTGGTTTGTGATAACATAAGCAAGCTTCAAAAAAGGACATAACTCAAAGAACAGTTTCTGAACATGAATTTCCTCCGATACTAATGAGATTTTAGTCGAATTCAACGCTTTGTAAAGACCCGGCCATGCTTTAAGCATCCTATAAGCAAGTGCTTCATTGAAGTAAGCAGCAATTCTCTGCATCGTATCTCCATCAGTCGAGGCAAGATGGGATATTTGTTCTAACCCGATATTCGCATTCTCGAGACTACCGGCAGCGACGTGGTTCGCACACGAGACGAGAAGATGGATCAAATATAAACCCCTTTCTTCTGATTTGAGCTCCCTCAGCCATGGAAATGGGGATCCTAAACCAGGTGAAAATGACATCCAAGGGATGAACTGTAAGGGTGATGAAGTTACAAAAGATTGTCCCTCTGGAACCATTCCTGCCATTTTCAACAATTAAACTAAGCTTATATCTAAACAATTTTGATCCCAAATCAATCAATTCAAACTTGAAAGTTGCAGAAACAGTACTAAATTAAGCAGGAATATATATATGGGGAACTGAGAGAGGGAATTAAATTACCTGAGGAAAAGAAGTGCTCAAATGGAGGAATGGATTAAAACTGGGAAATGGGTGTTGAAATTCATGAAAATCTTTGAAGACC contains:
- the LOC108461971 gene encoding scarecrow-like protein 3 isoform X2, with translation MVPEGQSFVTSSPLQFIPWMSFSPGLGSPFPWLRELKSEERGLYLIHLLVSCANHVAAGSLENANIGLEQISHLASTDGDTMQRIAAYFNEALAYRMLKAWPGLYKALNSTKISLVSEEIHVQKLFFELCPFLKLAYVITNQAIVEAMEGEKMVHIIDFNCFEPAQWINLFQTFNARPEGPPHLRITGVHEQKEVLDHMARRLTEEAQKWDIPFQFNPVVCKLENLDLESLRVKTGEALAVSSVLQLHSLLVTDDEMHKWKVNSPSMSKTDWSHRVLQMNQRTLGEWLKKEPVHAYSPSSDLASPSPLSPLSLAPAPKMGSFLTALRALSPKLIVITEQESNNSGSTLMERVMEALNFYAALFDCLESTVSRTPLERKKVEKMLFGEEIKNIIACEGVERKERHEKLEKWILRLELAGFGRVPLSYHGMLQAGRLLQTNNYDGYKIKEENGCLVICWQERPLYSISAWRFWPYD
- the LOC108461971 gene encoding scarecrow-like protein 3 isoform X1, which encodes MAGMVPEGQSFVTSSPLQFIPWMSFSPGLGSPFPWLRELKSEERGLYLIHLLVSCANHVAAGSLENANIGLEQISHLASTDGDTMQRIAAYFNEALAYRMLKAWPGLYKALNSTKISLVSEEIHVQKLFFELCPFLKLAYVITNQAIVEAMEGEKMVHIIDFNCFEPAQWINLFQTFNARPEGPPHLRITGVHEQKEVLDHMARRLTEEAQKWDIPFQFNPVVCKLENLDLESLRVKTGEALAVSSVLQLHSLLVTDDEMHKWKVNSPSMSKTDWSHRVLQMNQRTLGEWLKKEPVHAYSPSSDLASPSPLSPLSLAPAPKMGSFLTALRALSPKLIVITEQESNNSGSTLMERVMEALNFYAALFDCLESTVSRTPLERKKVEKMLFGEEIKNIIACEGVERKERHEKLEKWILRLELAGFGRVPLSYHGMLQAGRLLQTNNYDGYKIKEENGCLVICWQERPLYSISAWRFWPYD